AATCGAGACCTGGAGCTCAAGCTCAAACTTGAAAAAACGTTGGCATTCAAGGTAAGAAAACTCGTACACAGTAATCCTGAAGTACAAGGCTTGTTGACTGCAAGATTCCGTTTCTGCTAATTGTGACATCCCTGAGTTAATGGCAGCAATGTTCTTCTAAATTCTTGTATAATAGCTTTCCATCTCTCAGATGTGGTCTGCAAGAGCTAACCTGCGCGAGAAAACTGTTCGCCTGTGTTCCTCTTAATAATGGAGCTGTATTTGTCTGACAGGAGGAGATTAGACGGGAGGTAAAGAGACACGAGGAAGAACTTGAATTCTTCCAAGAGTCCTATGAAAGCACCGTAGCTGAGGACAAAGTAAGTCAGCTGAGAATATACTGAAACATTTCGCCTGTCCCACACATAATCCAATATCTGTCCACGTCTCCCAAAGGTTCTTgacaaagacttcaggaaggAGTTCTTTAATGTGCAAAGTCATCTGGTCGATAGCCTTTATAAGTTATTCAGGAGTAGACCCAGGTTTGTACCACTCGCTCGCATTTAACGTCCACGTTGTAAATTAGCTGCCGAGTCGCTGCACGCTGCCTTTTGTGTCTCAGGGTTCAGAAAATGAGGACCCAGACGGACAGCAGCTCCGTCCTGTTCAAAGAGCAGCGCCTGTGCGGTTCTCAGGCTCCCGATGCTCTGAGCAAAATGCTGAAGGCCATGGAGGATCTCGACGCTCCGGAGAACATACCAGTAGGAGTAAGCCCACAAATCTGGGAGAGGTTCTGTCTCGTCCGCCGCGTAAAAGTAGAGAGTGAGCAAAAGGTAATTGGAGGAGATGGActtaaatacaaatacagtttttgtttttttccacacttCAAGCATGCAGTCAGCATCTCATTTCACAAGTAGTTCTAAAGGCGCTTACAATTTGATGTCATCAATATCATGTTCAAGAAAGATCCCCAAACTAACGTGTGCCTTGTGAGGGATGGTGGACTCACTGTTTGACACGTTCCTTCCAGGTAAAAGTTAAAGCTCTGACTCTTGCTGAGATGCACGCGTTCCTTCAGAAGAGGAGAGCGGAGGACAGCGCCGCTCAGCAGGAAATAAAAATTCTCCTCGATGAACTTGAAAGGTACAACTGTGATGTTATCATTCCTTCTTTTTATAAGTGGTTAAAAtatgaaactttttttattcACCGCTCATTAGGAAACACCTGGATTTGTTCTGTCTCTATGTAAGAGTACTTTTTGTCTTCTGTTGTAGTCTGCATAGAGATAAGAACCGTTACCTGAAGGACATCATGGTCCAAGTCCTGCTCAAACAGGGCCAGGTGGAGGTTTCTACCACAGGCCTGACTGCCGATTACACCGACTCGGTACTTTCCAACAGGAGCGAGGTGGAGAACCTCAACAGAACCATCCGGGTCAGCCTACAGCACCAGACACACATACTCTTATTTCTAAAACAAGGCGAGGCCATTTGTGCTGTGAGGAtggatacacaaacacacaaggggtCACAATTGCATATTAAGTTTGTACTGTACAAACTCTAGTGTTGGTCAGATACATTGGTTATGAATGCTGTGTCTGTCAAATGATGATTAATCTACATGATCAGACGCTGGGGGAGCAGAAGATAGCCACCATGGTGGAGTGCAAAGACTTCCGTAAGGGCATCATCAAGCTGCAGTGGGAGCACAGGATGAAGGGGATGCAGATCGAGCACCTCAATACCAAGGCGAGGGACATTCAGATGTTACGACTCTCTGAGGAGCAACAGGATGTGAGTGGAATCGGTACTCTGAAATATTGTCATACGGTAGTTTTCATCAAGGACCTGGATATCTTTTATTCACCGTCAAAGGCTGTCTTTGTCTGAATAAGTAAATCTGTGTTAAATAACACTTTATTGGGAATAATGCTACTGGATAGATTTGACCCTGCCCATATTTCATGTAATTATAGGTCCAATATTTTCAAGGTTCAGCATGTCCTCGAGATGGCAATGACGTCTCTGAATTTATGGCGAAACTTTAACCCCGTTAGCATTTTTGGCCGAACCTCAGTCGCTGATATCTAGGCAGGTATTTGGCTTTCGGCAGCACCAGATGTTATGTGAGCAGAAAATTGTTACCATCCCAGAGTACAGATGGGTGGTGAAACACCGTATTCTCGCAAGCTCCCcaccctgtttttttattttcttctgtcgGCTGGAGCTCAGGTAGAGACTTGATATACTACACtatgtttaaagaaaaatgtattcatttgattCACTTTAACATCTCTGCTGTGATTACAAATTCCAGAGAACGTAAGAAACAAAATGTGCTTCAATCCGCTACACGTCAATCCAATGCAGGGCAGTTtaatcaaaaacagaaaaacaaaagctgctcACCAAAGACCATTTCATAAACATTACAAAAAGGTTCTTTCATAactttgtgattaaaaaaaatatataggaaGGTGGTGGTTggataacaaaaaaatacagaaagaacAAATGAGTCACCCGTCGTCTTTTTTTTCGACAAGTTAATGAGCATCGCACACGCCGAACATGTTTCCAGGCCCAGATGCCAGTTTCCTCAGGTAGCTCTGCTGTGGCAAGCAGCTTCCTGTCATTGTTTAGGCCCCTGAAGCCTTAACATCcataaaatattttgaatttttgCCCATTTTGGTTTTAGAGTAGAAACTAATGCGAATCACATCGGCTGTTCTTTTTTGCTTTATTAGTCACTTTAGTcgcctttctctcccccagtaCCTCAACAAGACGGGTCGAGACAGCCGGGTGTCCAAGCAAGTTTCTATCCTGGAGAAAACTTTAGCTTTTCAGGAAAAGGTAACAAAAAAGTAACAATATGATCTCATCAATCGCGTCCGTGTTGTGTATTTTACGTTACCGACTTGAACTAATTTCATCATCTAATTAGGCTCATCTAAAAAGTGTGAAGCAGCGCATGAAAAAGATTGAACAGCTCAACAGGCAGGCGGCAGAGAAAGCCAAGGAGAACGCAACTGTTAAACAGCAGCTGCCCGATATGCAGGTGACTGTGGCAGAGAGGACGCACATCTATGAAGCCATAGGTAATAAAACGAGACTTTCGGCTCATCGCTAAGGGAGATTTCGGAAACCTCTTCTGACTGATAGTGTAACCTGTTTGGTGTTTAGCTTCACAGGATAATCAAGCAGCTAAGACAGAGGAGCGCTACCAGGAAATCCTTCTGAGGAGTAACCTGGAGGCCTGTGCCAGAGCGCAGGCGGAAGAGCTGGCTTCCCTCTGGGCCGAAGTCGAGCGCCTGAGGATGAAGAACTTTCCGTCACTGGATCAGCTGAAACACGACTGAGCGAGGCCTCATTTACACTTCTGTCAACGAGTAAACTGCTGTAGGAGCAACAAATAAACGGTTAACTCTGATGCGATGGCTTCAGCGGgtatatgttttgttttttttaggtagTAAAGTCCTCTTCCGCGCGGTCAAAGTGCAGAATGGCGTCATCCAGACCGAAGAGGTCAATGAGCGCCGACAGGCTGGCCTTTCCTCCCTCGATGGGGACGTCTGACATCAGCTCGTACAGTGCAGCCTGAGCACAGCTCCGCCACTTGTCAACCAGGGTCTGGAGCTGCGTCAAATCATTCttgggacagagacagggaaTGTGGGAAATTTAATCAAAACGTTCACGTTCAGAGGAAACCCGGCCAGATTAAACAGTGGCTGGTACCTTGTTCCGGTACATCTTAACCATCTTGAGCCGGCGCAGCGTCTCCATCTTGTCTTTCACCTCCCTCCTCAAGCGGTCTCGCTCTTGTGTGAAGTCTTTGGAAGGATGACACGTCGGTTCGGAAATGGGTCCAGAAAAACTCTCGCTCCCTGACTTCTCGTTTCTGTTTACGTCAACATCGGGCAAGGTCGATGAAGGGTACTTAACCGTCTCCAGGGAATCTGCTGAAACTTGTTGGCCATTCTTGTCCTCCACCTTCTCATCAACACACAGGCGTTTGGCAACAGAGGAGGGGGGCGAGGTGAAGGAGCGCCTCGATCTCTTCAGCCTCTCCCTCAGGGAGGAGCTCAGCTTCTGGTGATGCTGCGGAGGAGATGTCAGCTTGCGTTTGTTTTGACGGGATGTTAGATAACGTTGACGTGCAAAGCAAATTGCACTCCTGCCTACCTTCTCCTCTTTGTGCGCACGGGGGCTCGCCTCCGCCGAATGGGGAGGTGAATGAATCAGGGGGTTTGATCCGGCGGCTTTAGGAGTGACCTCCATGAGCGACACTTGGACGCATGAGGATCTTCTGCTGGTGAAGTACAGTCACGTGACGGATAAAGTTGGCTAAAGTTGGCCCCTGGCGGGTAAACTAGCTAACGTCGGTCACGTAGCGTCTGGTCAACAAACGTAAAAACGATGTAACTCGAGTACTGAAACAAAAGTGTTGACGGACACGTTGTAAAGAAGTAGAAAGCAGCCCAGTGACTTCACAAAGTGCGATAACTGATACAAAACAAGAACGCGACGAGACGTTTCCCTGGTTTCCGTGTTGTTGCGGCTCAAGAAAGCCTCCAAAGTTAGCGATAGGGCAGAATTTGATTACGCGTTACCGAAGAGGATTGtgggagctgtagttgttggtcATTATATACATAGAACACGTTTTAGAACCGTAgtccaatgttgtttttctagcTACCACGCAAATTGTAACAGTATCATCATatctccctttttgttttagaaaagtttaaaatattaaaagttttaaaatatatttcttttcctttttgcgGAAATTAAGAAAATACATCTTCAAAATGTTAATGGTAAtactgatgataataataatattgtcaATAGCCTAGTTAGTAGATACATGTGGATCTAACTGAACTGCTTAAAGAGGTAAAACAGTTCATGAATCTTTTTGTTGTGGGTATTTGGGAGTGGTTCTAGTGTTACTAAGCTACACCGGTTGACTCATAATGGCATTCAGCACTTCTCGTCAGATGATTCATTTATATTAAAGGATTTATTCAGTTACAGAGAGATTTATTGTTGGTTTGCTGAAGAAGTTTTTTGAGAGATGTCACGATATtcagattttttatttcttttgttgccTTAGGGAGAAATGTTTGAATTAAATTGGATCTTGCCTAGACCTGAATGTCCATGCGTGGCAGTTTGCTATTACACCCCCCAGGGAATGGGAATCTTTTTACACTTCATATGATGAATATTGCAGGGCTGAGGGTTTAAGATAATTACTCTGAGTCAAGAGGGGTTTACAATTTTTTTAACTCTTGTCATTAGCCGACATCAGTACATGTGCTTCCACCTCAGCATCAAAACTGTGGTAATGGTCTGCGTTTATAGAATCTAGAGGTGAGACACTAAGTTATTTCTTGTAATGCAGGTACATGCTGAGCCGCCATAAATAAAGCCACATGTTACGTTAGTATAGGCTACTAATTCCTCTTATGATACACATCAGCAGTAAGATAGTATTGGCCGGCAGTAACGGCTTTATGGTCCTGTGCTAGTTGAGCAATATGTCTTAAATTCCGGATCAAACACATCAGCTTTTCTTTGGTGTCTCAGTGGAGGAGCTGTGATTGTCCCGTGTAGTGTCACTTGATTTTGTTCAGCTGAAAGAGTGCTTTGTATTTCGGGTTAGTGGGTGAACTTGTTTTACTATAATGTTTCTTTTATGTCGTGCCAGTGCCTCATCAGCAAACACTTCCTTATCAACAAGCTCACATAATGGCGACATAATAATGAGCTTTAAAACAGAATTAGTCTACGAGGCTCTTTTCTACATAGGCAACTTTAGCTAATGAGGCAGGTTCTTGTACATGATATTTTCTTTCAGCGGTAAAATGCctaagaaatgtgtaaataattgAATTGCTGAAACCCACTGATGTGCAGTGAACACGGGACTGTTTAGACCCCATCTGCTCTTTACCACAGCTGACATTTTGACTTCTCACAGTGAAGCATAACAAGTAAAGCATGAACAAGACTGGAACAGATGAAATAGAACTCAGCCACAATAAACTTCTTTACACTTGTGAGAAAATCACctgaaaaggatttaaaaatgaaatccgTATGTCATTATCATCCAAATATCCTGGTAAATAAAATCAGATAAAATCCACTGTGGACTTGAGCTGCCATTCccaagaccacacacacacagtgctccCCTTAAACGCATCATCTGCTGCTCTTTTGCCTACAAAGGTTTTACCAGCCTAACTGAGAACAAAGTGTGACATTCATTAAAGGATGAGTGTAAGCTTGTCTTTTGCGTCGGCCTGTTGATTTTTCCTGTATTATCTTTTATGTTAACAATAAATTAATGCAGGTCCCAGCATGTTTTTTCAAAACAGACTGAAAAAGCCTGTAACAGAGATTTCTCCGTGACCTAGAGTCAAGAATAAAAACAGTACAACATATCTATTCCATCAGTACCTGTCACGAAGCACAAGTGTGGGATACTTTCTGGTATGCGTAAGGAGAACTGGTTGGTTTCTTTACAACACTTCCACATGTCACGTTATCTCGATAAACCTTGAATGATCTAAGGCCTCTGCTTCTTTGCTATGCAACGCACTTCTTGTAAACCTAATTTGGGCACCTTCTTGTTTCAGAGATTTGATTAGCCCTTATGTGGTAAAGCTATTATGTTGGACAACGGCCCGAGAGTGTTACAGCACAAAAGGGCTGCGCAAAAACCAgtgcactccttttttttttttcttcttcttctcaccaTCCTGGAATCTGTACTTTTAAACCAGCCCCTTTCCGTTAGATTTGGCATTATTCAAGCTCGCACATAGATGTGAGgggagcagctcctcctcccttaCACTGTCCTTGGGGCCATTTGTTTTCCATCATTTGAGCAGCTTGAAGTCACGCTCGCTGTGAGTCATGCAGTGGGAGGATGTCTACACTGGGTGTGGTGGGCGAGGGATCTGAGTGGCGCTTGTGGCTGCCAGTAGAGAAATAAAGCGTCCAATTTGGCTAAAAACGGCATAAATGCGAATGAGTGGAGAGGGAACTTTCATTATGATCCTAGATGTAGTATTTTTAGTTTTGCATGCATGCCTTTTGCTCACTCTGTTCATGTGTGTGGTAGattattgtgtgtttctgtagtaACACAAGGACTCGAGACATATAGACTAAATGTTCTTTCAACATCCAATGTGTGCACCAGATGTGTTCCAGCTGCAACAGCATGCTGCACACAACAGATCAGCAGACCCCAACATGGTTGCACGCCTGCAATCCAtaaaaagagggggaaaaaaagagaaaaaccccTCCCAAATCACTCCTTCCCATCCCACCCCCTCACAAaacttcttttttgttgttgtaaaagtggccgcagaagcagcagaagcagcagtagAAAGTTGACCACTTTCCCTTTTTCACAGCCGACTATCCGTCTCTTCAGAGGTGAGTCAAGATAATTGGTTCCCTCAGGCGCTGTTTTttatctccttcttcttctcattaTTAAATGCAGCTTTTGGTGCCGTCTACTACACCTGTCTGCCAAGCTTCATCGCTGATGGGCGCGGCTGGGGGACCTTTGCCCAAATCTCTCTGTTCTAACTCGCCTGGGAAAGTTtcgcgaagaaaaaaaaaaaaaaaaacccgcacAAAAGAACCGAAGGCTTAAAGACCGTCCCACCGCGGCGCGTCCGCTTCACATAAACGCGCTCTCCCTCCGCTGCACCCGAACGCTCCGTCCGTCCCGGCAGGAATCGGgctttgattgtttgtttgttcgagCTGGCTGAAGGTACGGATTTTAACAACAATTACctggaggcttttatttttctattgttgttaTTTCCCCACCTGGCTGCTGCATCTCTGCACTAACTAATTGCTCTCTGATGGGCTGTCTCTCATTTTTTGGGGCTTTATAGTTATATGCTTTGTAGTGTGGAACAAAGTCCTATATTATCCTTTTTCAAAACAACTGAAAGTACTTCATGGCTACTCTGTAACGTCAAGTTGGTTTTGGGATCATTTTTCCTCCGGTGGTTTCCATAAAATGACTCTGTTATAGTGATCTCAGGATAGTTTTACATGTATTTTTGCAGTGCTATTTGCATCCCTCTAAATATATTGCAGACCTGACTAGCACGgaccttgtgagtgtgtgtgtgtgtgtgtgtgtgtgtgtgtgtgctgcacagaTCAGTTGCAGGCTGTATTAGTGAGTAGGTACAAATCGTGATGAAGCAAAGCTCCCAGTAGATTTAGTGTTCAGAAATGTTGGTTTAATTAACTTTTAGCTTTTCTTAGAGCCGAAAGAAACTCACTTTAATGAATTTTGCACTTTATAGTCTTGATTTTGGTTTTAGTAGGAAATGGGAGAAATGCCAGATTTCTTTTAATGGGGTATTAAAGTGTGAAGTAAATGAAGCACATGCTGTTAAATGTCCGTGGCCTGCAGGGTGTGGTGAGAGGATGGTATTTCAATGCTGCTCTTTTGTTCCTTTGTTGGTCTTCAAGGGCATAATGTGAgtacaaaaatgcattgaatTATATAAATGATGCTTTTTACGCTCTGGGGCCTTtagtgtgttttcattgttcaCGTGACACTTAAAAATCGAAAGTTATTCGTTTTGAAATACAGTAGAGGTCTACAGTCTAAATTTAATCAAAATCAGTAAAAGCAGAATGTTCGAGGGAAATTGGCTTCACTGAAACACCAGATTGTTTGTGACttgtgatcatgtgactgaGGACATTTTTTGGTCTTCAGCGGCATGAAATGTCGTATCGATGCATTAAACACAAGACACAAAAGAGCTGGTCTTTAACCCAAATAATTCTTGGAATAACAACTTGCATTTTGCCCTTTTCCCATAAAGTGTTAGCAAAAGTTCCATGTCCAAGGAATAAACCGACCTTTGACAACAGTTGGCTCATTAGATGCATGACTGTGGTCAACATTTTATCAACATCATCTCACCAGATAAAATGGGATGGACGAGTTAACGAGACAGATGGACTTCTCAGGAGGCCTGTCAGAGGAAAAGGGTGAGAACTCCGAATGTATTGATGATGTTTTTACAAAGCGTTCACCACGTCAACACAAGACAACGGGCCGGTTTCACACACAGCGCTAGATGAAGGCACCAGATGGGGGTGTTATAGCAATAGTTTCAGCAATCTACATCCATCTTCCAAAAACAATTCACACTTGTGGCGAGACGTATGAAAATATGACTTCTCATTTGAAAAGTTAATGACAGATCTGACACCCAAAACACAGACAGTCTCATTTTCTTGAGTGATGcttttgtctctcttttttgGGGGCTTTACTGTCTCTAACATCATGGCATGCTTCACTGGTGTCAGTTTCCATTTCTGCTTCTCGCTATCAGGGCGTAAGTCCTCCTCCGCGTTTTCCTGAATGTAAAAGGGCAGCTCATCTCGGCCCAGTGACTTTTGACACGGAGAAAGGAAGCAGACGCCAAGGAACGCCTGATTACATTTCTAACGCTAACcgagaaaaacatttaatgcgCCCCTTGttttcctcgtcttcctctctaTTTGTCACTTTTAAAAGAaagttgagtttgtatcccGTAAAACACTTTGATAAAACGTTTGATACCAAGTGCTTTACAGAAGTGTTAAAGGACCAAGGGGAAAACAAGCTTATACATAGTTGGAAAAagtaaagatgatgatgattatgatgcACCGATTTGGCTTCTCCGGGACTTTGTTGGAGGTTGTTTCAAAGTCGAGGGACATTGACAAGGATAACATGACCAGCATTAGAATTTAACCTTGACTCTGAAACACATAAAAGTCCCTAAAAGCATGAAACTGAAATAGAATTTGTCTTATTTGTAAAAACTCAACAATCTGCCTCCTAGTAGAGGAAGgtgatgtataaatatattatatatatagagagtTTTATGCTTCAAGACTCACACACGGACAGAAAAAAGGGTCAATAAAAGTAGAAATCTGAGCACGAAGAATCGCTTAATTTACGTTACGTAAATGATTTAGCTGCTATTTCACTCTTTGTCTTGTGATAACAATTAATTGATCCCCGTGATAACGGAGCAAACTGTCTGCAGATGAAGGCCGTTAGATCTGGCTGAAAGctgaaaaaagaatcaaagctCCCAGAAAAGCTGACTTGTAAAATATACTTGTATTTCACTGGCTTTTAGTTGTTTATAAATTTGACAATAACCTATTACGTCATCTGTATAATTCCTAACTAAAACTAGTTTAACATTTTACACACGGTAATCGTTCAGAAAGTTGGAAAGTTGGAACTTTTATTTGCTGCAATTAACGGCTTATGAAAAGCAGTGAATCACTAAAGTAAAGCGTAATTAAACAGCTCCAAGCCTTTGATGATAAGATCGACTTTTAAGTTGCCAGGTTGAGGAGAATCTCTCTTATCTTCTCCTATCAATGACTCACCCCGAGTCATGACTAGTCGAGTAAAGACTCAAAAGTGTTCAACTTTCTAACAAACCATAATAAGGTCATTTATAAGCATTAATAAGAGGCTACGCGTCAGGCCTAACAGCACCTAGAACTGAAACATTATTGACGATAAAGTGCAGCCTCTTGTTCCTTATTGCTTATATAAAGGTTCTGACAGTGATGATAATATTAATCCTTTTAGCATGCCATTGTGAATGTTAAAAACGTTGTAATGAATTGATTGTGGTTCAAGGAGGTCAGAGGTAAACGGTCCTCCTGAATGAAACAAAGAGTCAGAAAGACAAAGCAACTGTCCTGCTAGAGGAGGATAACAACCAACCTGGCAAcctaaaacatttttctttgaagttgttagtttttgtatttaaacacaaactatATTCCAAAATGCCACTGAAAGTTTAACTACAGCGCCACACCGAGGGTAAATCTGACAACACTGTGTCAGTCAAAGTCACATTATTTTAAGCTTTAAATCGTCACTATGCTTGTCACTCAACACTCGGTCAGAACTTAGCGATATCTCTCAGGGTAACACAGTAatacttttctctgtttttcatGTGCTCAGTCGTGCGAGAAACGGTAACCTCCACGTCCAGGCTGACTTCTCTACCACCAAGTGAGTTTGTCTCTTTCCTTCAGGAAACGCTCGCTCCAATCACAAACTAAATGCACGATACAATAATTATAGCCGAGGGCTTCTGCAGAAAGCAGCCGATGAGTAACGGCTTCTCCTTGTTTTGCTGTGTGTCTTCTCGTTGCTAGAGGGAACCAGTGGATCAAATCACAGGAACATGTCCAGCGGTGCTGGGGGGTTGGGCTTGGAGAAGAATGTCTTAACCCAAAACAGCAGTGGAACTTATTTCACTTCATGTGAGAGCAAATTTCCACACGTGATCCAAAAGTGGGAAGCTGCGGCTTTTTGTCTTTGGACGAGTtttgaatgttgttgtgttttaacCCCTCCGGTTATGAGAAAGAGAAGTATCGATTTAGATTTTGTTTCGCATCAATTGCAGTTTTTTAAGAACTTCCAGTTCTTTGCCGCTTTAAGTTGACTGGTATCGCTGCAGTTTACATTTTCTGGACAAAATGTATGAAGAGCTTATAAACTATTTGGCTTTGTTAAAAGtcaatattattgttattaaaaatattcaacaaaagATGGGACATTTTCAGAGGTTTTACAAAGccgtcaatcaatcaatcagtgaattaattgagaaaataatacatttaaaaatagctcCACCTCAACCAACTTACTTACTCGTCAACCAAAGCATCTGCATACTACGTCCACCACGATCTACAGCGTCCTGTGATTTCAGAGGGGAAgtgaaacttaaaaaaataaaaatcctatTTATTAGTCAGGAACATACATGTAATATTAAATCACTTCCACTTACCTAAACAGTCTCATTGCACAGGAGCTCTGCTGAACAT
This portion of the Gasterosteus aculeatus chromosome 6, fGasAcu3.hap1.1, whole genome shotgun sequence genome encodes:
- the sfr1 gene encoding swi5-dependent recombination DNA repair protein 1 homolog isoform X1, with translation MEVTPKAAGSNPLIHSPPHSAEASPRAHKEEKVGRSAICFARQRYLTSRQNKRKLTSPPQHHQKLSSSLRERLKRSRRSFTSPPSSVAKRLCVDEKVEDKNGQQVSADSLETVKYPSSTLPDVDVNRNEKSGSESFSGPISEPTCHPSKDFTQERDRLRREVKDKMETLRRLKMVKMYRNKNDLTQLQTLVDKWRSCAQAALYELMSDVPIEGGKASLSALIDLFGLDDAILHFDRAEEDFTT
- the sfr1 gene encoding swi5-dependent recombination DNA repair protein 1 homolog isoform X2, with the translated sequence MEVTPKAAGSNPLIHSPPHSAEASPRAHKEEKHHQKLSSSLRERLKRSRRSFTSPPSSVAKRLCVDEKVEDKNGQQVSADSLETVKYPSSTLPDVDVNRNEKSGSESFSGPISEPTCHPSKDFTQERDRLRREVKDKMETLRRLKMVKMYRNKNDLTQLQTLVDKWRSCAQAALYELMSDVPIEGGKASLSALIDLFGLDDAILHFDRAEEDFTT